One window of Athalia rosae chromosome 2, iyAthRosa1.1, whole genome shotgun sequence genomic DNA carries:
- the LOC105692057 gene encoding facilitated trehalose transporter Tret1-like translates to MKIKLCNLRSVQDILWYQWIGSIGVMLALTISGIMAGMFSPLIAQLTADNSPLRMTSSEISWMTSSWGVAAAVGAILGSFVAVPYFGSKMTLVVTSIPFGVSWILLILADSPAWIHSMVIVHGLGLGLAIMSFPIYVGEVATSASRGTFVNFAGNGPIIGSLMGNLLTTNLSTTLCGLSFLAPTILYVILLLSVPESPYHLISTKQFDKAKESIMKYNPKVSVNEEFLSIKEFIASSNTITFCDQLREFKSQQQKKFEIIIILLLLFVQFGGVQPILFYNENILTKGGVNVMKPSLVVTLSTAISIVAGWIFVDLVDRLGRRLLWIIAAAGSCLCMLAIGIRFSLLGTAYDMDALQWLPIFSILFWRIFVHSGLVAVAHIYQSELLSPNIKTLGICVGNICSGIFATIANTGYQPLIDNLGYDSVFYTFAAFMALAVIFGCTSLPETKGKSLQEIQNMQINQLGMVGVVDRS, encoded by the exons ATGAAGATAAAATTATGCAACCTGCGGTCGGTGCAGGATATCTTGTGGTATCAATGGATCGGATCAATAGGAG TAATGCTGGCGTTGACAATATCCGGAATAATGGCCGGCATGTTCTCGCCGCTGATAGCTCAGCTTACCGCGGACAACTCACCTCTTCGAATGACGTCCTCCGAAATTTCATGGATGACGTCATCGTGGGGGGTAGCCGCCGCCGTAGGGGCGATCCTTGGATCGTTCGTCGCCGTTCCATATTTCGGCTCCAAAATGACACTGGTCGTAACTAGCATTCCATTCGGGGTGTCCTGGATTCTTCTGATCCTCGCAGATTCGCCAGCTTGGATACACTCGATGGTCATAGTTCATGGGTTAGGACTTGGTCTTGCAATAATGAGCTTTCCCATTTACGTGGGGGAAGTAGCCACCTCAGCATCTCGAGGTACATTTGTAAACTTCGCGGGAAACGGTCCCATCATCGGTTCTCTTATGGGCAACTTATTGACCACCAACCTGTCCACGACACTGTGCGGCTTATCATTTCTGGCGCCTACTATTCTCTACGTCATTCTGTTATTAAGTGTACCCGAATCGCCATACCACCTGATAAGTACGAAGCAATTTGACAAAGCCAAGGAGTCGATAATGAAATACAATCCGAAGGTCTCCGTTAACGAAGAGTTTCTCTCTATAAAAGAATTCATCGCTAGCTCAAACACGATCACATTTTGCGATCAATTACGCGAGTTCAAAAGTCAGCagcaaaaaaagtttgaaatcaTTATAATATTGCTGCTGCTATTCGTACAATTCGGTGGCGTTCAACCCATACTATTTTACAACGAAAACATTTTGACGAAAGGTGGAGTGAACGTTATGAAGCCCTCGCTCGTCGTAACTCTATCTACCGCGATCAGCATTGTTGCGGGGTGGATTTTCGTGGATTTAGTCGACAGACTTGGTCGAAGGCTATTGTGGATAATTGCCGCCGCAGGAAGTTGCTTATGCATGCTCGCGATAGGGATACGCTTTTCTCTTTTGGGTACAGCCTATGATATGGACGCGTTGCAATGGCtaccgattttttcgattctattTTGGCGGATATTCGTTCACTCAGGGCTAGTCGCAGTCGCTCATATCTATCAGAGTGAACTTTTGTCTCCGAATATCAAGACCCTAGGAATTTGTGTGGGAAACATTTGCTCGGGCATATTCGCAACCATCGCCAATACAGGCTATCAGCCACTAATCGACAACTTAGGTTATGATTCTGTATTTTATACCTTCGCGGCGTttatggcgctagctgtaatTTTCGGCTGCACCTCATTACCGGAGACGAAGGGTAAGAGCTTACAAGAGATTCAAAACATGCAGATTAATCAACTTGGCATGGTGGGCGTAGTAGACAGATCATGA